GTTTGCCGGAAACGGTTTGTAAGGCGATGTCTGACTCGGGAACGATGCACATTCTGGCGGTTTCCGGGCTCCATGTCAGTATCGTCGTTTTCAGCTTGTGGCTTTTGCTCAATGTCCTGCGGATTCGTGGCTGGTGGCGGTTCGGGCTCTTGACTTTGGGAACTCTCTTCTACATCCTTGTCGTGGGCTGGCGGGCATCTGCGGTCCGTGCCGGTTTTATGACCTGGGCAGCCCTTTTAAGTAGCCCGACTCAGCGCCGTGTTAGCCCCATCTCCAGCCTTGCCGTTTCTGGCATCCTCCTTCTCCTCTTAGACCCTTTTACCCTTTTTAACCCCGGCGCGCAACTTTCCTTTGCTGCGACTGCCGGTCTTATCACTATTCCTCCCCAACTGGAAAGTCTACTCAAAAAAATCACCATCCCACCCCTCCTGAAAAACTGGTTTATTCGCCCGACTCTTGTTTCGGTCGTCGCAACGCTTGCCACCGCGCCGCTTTTACTCCACCATTTCTTTCGATTCCAGCCTTTAACATTTCTTGCTAACATCCTGCTTGTTCCCCTGACAACTGTCATCCTACCGCTCGGCTTTTTGCTCGCCTTTGTCAACCTTATCACGCCAGCAATTGCCGCCCTTTTCGCCGAAACCCTCCGTTTTCTGCTCCAGTTGATGCTCTTAATTACCAATTTATTCAGCAACTTAAAATGGGCAATAGTTGAACCCGGGAAACTGTCCTGGTTCGGTGTGTTTTACCTTTACGGGCTCATCCTGCTCAGCCTTAACTACCGAAAAAATTGGGCAAGAACCGGCTTCCGTCTCAGCCTGCTCGCTGGCTTGTGCTTCCTTGTATGGAAAAGTGCCCTTAATAACCCAAAACCACAGGTAACCTTCCTTGACCCCGGTCGCGGTGATGCCGTACTTCTCGAAGACCACCAGGGAAGAAAACTGCTCATCGATGCCGGCATTGACAACACCGATGTGCTGCGCGACTTTCTTCTCTGCCGTGGTATAAACCGCCTTGATGCCGTCCTGATTACCCATCCTGACCGGGACCATTACGGTGGTCTTCTTGACCTTGAACCAACCCAGAAGATAAACCTCCTGCTTGTACCAACATTAGAAGGTGACAGTTTGTACCAAACCCTGCTGCGCCGGTTGCAACGTTCGGGGACAAAAATCGTTGTTGTCGGAAAGGGCGCATCCCTTGCCGGTTTTGGTTTTAAAGTTGACATCCTCTGGCCCGATGCTGTTACAAAATGGTTCTACTCAAAAAAACTCATACCTACCAATCCGATTTCAATCGTATCCCGGATTGAACAAAACGGTTTCAGGATGCTCTTCACCGGCGACTGTGAATTCCCGGAAGTCATTCATCCGGCCAATCTAAGCGGCACGGTCAACCTGTTGAAATCACCCCATCATGGCAGTCGTAAAGGAAATAAAAAGCAACTGTTTGAACCCCTCAAGCCCGAATATGTTGTTGTAATGGGGCGTTATCCTACTCCAGCAAGACTGGAATCGCTACTTACCACAAGCGGCATTTGCTATATTAACACCCGCGCTGCCGGCGGTCTAACTATGAAAATTCCGCCTAAGATTTCCCGGTTTTCGGTACCCACCTCAAACCGATAGAAACCCGCTGCGCATCCCCTAAAATTCCATAAGAGAGATAAACCGCATCCACTAAAATTGTCAAATTAGCGGCTAAAACCGTTTCGTAACCAACTCCAAACGAAAAACCGGACCAGGTTCCAAGGTGTCCGCCCGATTGATACCCTCCTCTTAAATATACCGCGCCGGTCTGATTTGAACCCAGTGCACGCATATCCAGTTTCCCTTCAACGCCCACCCCGACAGTTGGTCCGTAATCTGGATAGGCAGAGACATCACCTGCAACAAGAATGTAATTCTTATCGAATGGGAGTTTAAAACAGGCACCAGCGCGCAAATTAACCGGCTGGTACTCCCAATCCTGAATAAACCGGCGTGGTGTCCCGATATGAAGCAAACTTGCTCCCATGGTGATGTAACGCAATGGTCGATACAGTGCTCCGGCGTCAAAAGATACCGCGCCACTGGCAAAAGAGTCCAGCCGACTGTAAACAAACTTCGCACCCGCTCCTAATGCAACCCCTTTTAGCGGCTGCCAGGCAACACCAGGTCCTACAACCAAATCGCTCAAACTGAACTTTCCCAGCTCTTCACCCAGTTCACTCCTTCGGGTGTCAAGGGCATTCAAATACCCAGCCCCCAGCCCAAAACCAAACCGCTTGAAAACCGGCACCGTAACCCCACCGGAAACATAAGAAACACCCTGCAACATCTCGCACAAAGTTAAACCCGCATCAAACTTTCGCTCCAGTGCCGGTCCTGCGGGATTGTAAAAAAGGGCATACACATCATCTGCAACTGCGGTAAACGCCTGCCCCAATGCGGTTGGTCTTGCTCCAACCCCAATTTTCATAAATGTGAAACCGGTTGCCGAAGGACCAAGCCAGCCCAAATCGGCGACAACCACAAAAAATAGAGTTAAGGCTTGCACAGATAAAATATATAAAACCGGCTCCGAATTGCAACATAACCCTATTAAAATTTACCGGTTGTTGGATAAGATGGTGCCACCTCACTCTGCCGGGTTAAAAAGCGAAACCCAATCACGGACGCCCGGAAGATTATGACCCCCTCTTGTTGGTAATATTGACTCATTATACCATCGGGACGCGGCTACTGGCACCACAATCTGAAACTTAAAATACCTCTATAACAATGGTCCGGGCACTTCTGCACGATGAAAGACCAACCGCCCCTCAAAACAAAATAAATGTCAAAAGCGATTGAAAAGGCTAAAGGGATGTTAAAACCAAAGGCAAAGGGATAGCGGTATAGGAGACGACCCCCTGGGCCGTTTCGGGGATGGTATCCTAATGCCTATCCTCCATTTTTTCAAGGAATTATAGGAAACGTTAATCAATCTCAGTTTTGGGCTCTAATAGTATCATAAGAACAAGAACTGAAACCTGTTGGGAAAAGGGCAATTTCAATTATCACCTTGCGATTTGCGAAGTTAATTTCACAAGAAGCGGCGAATTACCTCAACCCATTCGGTTTGGAACATATTATTGACAAATAAAAAATTAAAGCAAAACTACTTCAATGCCTGTATCTCGTGCCCGCATTTTCCTGGTCCTGCTTTTCGGTATTGGGGTCGCCTCTTTTGCCTCAATAATCATTCGTGTTACACCCGCCCCCAGCCCGATGATTGCCGCTGGTCGGATGCTCTTTACCAGCATCATTCTCACACCGTTTTTTATCAAAAACCTTCGCACCCATCGCAATGAACTCACCCCGGCACGCTGGCGCTGGGCACTCCTTGCTGGCTTCTTTCTTGCGGGCCACTTTATCCTCTGGATTGAATCGCTCAAACACACCACCGTGGTCAGTTCGGTCGTTCTTGTGGCGATGAACCCGATTTTTGTCGCTCTCATTGCCCCGGTATTTCTTAAAGAACATCTGTCA
The nucleotide sequence above comes from candidate division WOR-3 bacterium. Encoded proteins:
- a CDS encoding DUF4131 domain-containing protein, which encodes MKFTIPDTGIRYAAVRELVAIATGIALSQVSVHAWWLALAPALLGIILTRWTKRFSLYLTLIAAAFVFGQSRVPQTPISRTYSTSTFKVLITEEPLITGRSTGVLLPPYSGKVSLLFKDSLSSVHYGDLLLLRTKIKPFSFPRNPVLTDYNKILFRQGYVGSATVKSGAIKIVSRNHGNPLITQLIMPARRYLFNLFNRLIGGTEGALLQAILSGEKSGLPETVCKAMSDSGTMHILAVSGLHVSIVVFSLWLLLNVLRIRGWWRFGLLTLGTLFYILVVGWRASAVRAGFMTWAALLSSPTQRRVSPISSLAVSGILLLLLDPFTLFNPGAQLSFAATAGLITIPPQLESLLKKITIPPLLKNWFIRPTLVSVVATLATAPLLLHHFFRFQPLTFLANILLVPLTTVILPLGFLLAFVNLITPAIAALFAETLRFLLQLMLLITNLFSNLKWAIVEPGKLSWFGVFYLYGLILLSLNYRKNWARTGFRLSLLAGLCFLVWKSALNNPKPQVTFLDPGRGDAVLLEDHQGRKLLIDAGIDNTDVLRDFLLCRGINRLDAVLITHPDRDHYGGLLDLEPTQKINLLLVPTLEGDSLYQTLLRRLQRSGTKIVVVGKGASLAGFGFKVDILWPDAVTKWFYSKKLIPTNPISIVSRIEQNGFRMLFTGDCEFPEVIHPANLSGTVNLLKSPHHGSRKGNKKQLFEPLKPEYVVVMGRYPTPARLESLLTTSGICYINTRAAGGLTMKIPPKISRFSVPTSNR
- a CDS encoding PorV/PorQ family protein encodes the protein MQALTLFFVVVADLGWLGPSATGFTFMKIGVGARPTALGQAFTAVADDVYALFYNPAGPALERKFDAGLTLCEMLQGVSYVSGGVTVPVFKRFGFGLGAGYLNALDTRRSELGEELGKFSLSDLVVGPGVAWQPLKGVALGAGAKFVYSRLDSFASGAVSFDAGALYRPLRYITMGASLLHIGTPRRFIQDWEYQPVNLRAGACFKLPFDKNYILVAGDVSAYPDYGPTVGVGVEGKLDMRALGSNQTGAVYLRGGYQSGGHLGTWSGFSFGVGYETVLAANLTILVDAVYLSYGILGDAQRVSIGLRWVPKTGKS